The region ctctttgttttcatgctccctctgccccggaacaggaagtaacctgttccagggcaaagggagcatgaaaacgaagagccaacaggcgcgcggcacccccccccccagtggcgtgcacccggggcggaccgccccctccccttggtacgccactgcatggatgtccatttgggcattttgagacgtCCATATGCTTCGTAAATAAGCTCCAATTTGTGGTGACTATTTTACTCTCATGGTAAGGTTCATGTATAttgaggtttagattcaacaggCTGCAGTCAAGCCTGGCTGTGATCCATCAACTCAATCTAATTTCCAATTAAATGTGGTCAACTGGTTGGTtaactaaggggggaagttactttttcacatgggtgttaTAGGTGTTGAATAGCTTTGTTCCTTTTTGTGCTTATGAAGGTTCTCTTTCTCtagtattacattttgtttaaagatcagaaaccattcagtgtaacATAGATTCAATAACAGAAAAATTGAGAGGGGTGAAAAGCTTTTTCACTGAACATTCAGGTAATTATTTTCTTGTCCCTGGAAAGCTTACAAACTAacctcccccttttacaaaaccgtgCTAATGGCTGCTgttgcagcaatgccaacacagcctattcaaagtgaatggggtgcgttggcattactgcacatctttgtaaaagggggggagtTTGTACATtcagggggtaattctgtatagatcacctaaagttaggcactgggatgatatGTGCTAAGCATAAATTCTATAGGCAGTTATGCTAGTGTTCCATAATGGTAGTTGCACGCACAGGTCATCATTTACATGCCTAAGGGGCGAAAGCACTtaagctagctcaatggctggcgtaAATGCTTGTGCTTAACTATTTGCAGTTAGACATTCTATATCCCATATGTGTACTGCCtggcatgcccctgacacacccatacccctcccaggtccatgccacCTTGAAGTTGCGTGCtctgcatttttagcacgcacctTAAGTATACCAACCAAGGGCGattacatgtgtaattgctaattggtgccaattaacaagcaataagctTTAATTGGTGCTAAAaccaattatcagctcattaATTTGTggacagaggagtggcctagtggttagagaactggtcttgcaatccggaggtggccggttcaaatcccactgctgctccttatgatcttgggcaagtcacttaaccctccattgcctcagctacagacatagattgtgagccctcctgggacagagaaatatccagtgtacctgaatgtaactcaccttgagctactactgaaaaaggtgtgagcaaaatctaaataaataaatattaaattaagctaaaactgaccttattctataactttgatgagcaaatttgcatgctagttggaaATTTGGACGGACGCACacctttctagaattagggggacaGAGCCTGAAAATACATGCACCAGAAATACATCTACTTTTCTTGAGTATGCATCCACAACAAATACTCCCCAAAAAACATACCTgattaccaggggtgtagccagacctcgaggtgggagggggtcagagcccaaggtgtggggggcatattttggtcATCGCCCCGCTGCCTCCACCGTCCACTGCtgccgctgtacatcttggctggcgggggtccccaatccccgccagctgaagcactgctgtcacaaataccttggctggcaggggtctccaacccccgccagctgaagacttcgtccagcgctggtctctggcaccgcattgcctgccctgctctctcttcccctcacatccggcatactccttttagtgaaactaagtgtgctcaatttcactaaaaggagcatgcccgacgtgaggggaagagagagcagggcaggcaatgcggcggcactGCCACATACTagcactggatgaagtcttcagctggtggcgaGTTGTGGACCCCCAcaagccaaccaggggcccagagcaaaatttggggggcccagacccccatggccccacctagctacaccactgctgattACACACATTCTATGAGAATACATCCACAAAATATACTCTCTGAGCACAcatactgagtggaggagtggcctagtggttagagcaccactcttgcaacccagaggtggccagttcaaaatcccactgctgctccttgtgatcttgggcaagtcacttaaccctccattgcctcagctacagacttagattgtgagccctcctgggacagaaatattcacagtacctgaatgtaactcaccttgagctactactgaaaaaggtctgagaaaaatctaaataaataagtatataccCATCTTAGAGATACAAAACACATACTTCACACATAGTATATATACATTTCTGGTGCATGTATTTTCAGGCTCTGTCCCCCTTattctagaaagttgtgtgttcAAATTTCCAACAAGCATGCAAATTTGCTCatcaaagttatagaataagttcAGTTTTgggttaatttaataatgagctgataacTGGTGTTAGCCACAAGTACACACAGATGCACACTTGTAAGGTGTGCTCCATGTTGAAATGTACCCAACAATCATACATATACACAAGTTGGGAGACAGAAAATCTACTAGTGTACTCCACTCCCATCACCACCTCACTTTGTCAAACACTCGGAAGGCCTCACGGATCTCCTCCTCACAGTTTGTGTTCTTCATCTTGCTTGCCATTAGGGTGAGGAACTCGGGGAAGTTGATGGTGCCATTGCCTGCAGCACAAGGGAGTTGAGATTTTAAGCTAGGACAGAATAAAATACCAAAGAGTCCCCGCTTTCCTCTGTATTATCCTTAAAACTGTTCTGCCCattaaacaaaggaagaataaTGATCAAATATTTTAACCCAGGTGAAATTATTGCTTAAACATCCTATGACCAGAGATAATAGCTTGCTTAAATTtgtatgctattatctctgatcacaggGGTGGTAAAGCTCTGAACCACAGAACGAAAGCAGTAACTTTAGAGCAAAAAAGTAACCTAATACAGAAAATAAAGCTTATAGCTCTGCGGGGTGGCCGTTTTGCGTTAGCACATTTAAAGCACTCCGTTCCCGATGAAGCCAGGTTTTgggcgaaacgggttcccgttGAACAGACATTGAAATTGAAGAGTGCCCAGCTTAAAAGCTAAGTGCAACAGTTAATGTTGGATTGTTAAATAATcattgaaaaaagaaagaaaaaatataccCACAAAAAGACATATCTCATAAGCCACATTAGAGGCTATTGAATTGTAAATTAATCTGAAAtgaagttttttgcccaatgatagaatcgTGGCGTGTGTTATAAGAATAACATAACCGCGCACTAAACCCTGGGTATTctacccacggtttctgagggctttttcttcattttttacaAGCACGTATTTTGACATTAGTGGTAAAGCTCTGCACTGTtctagcgctatttttagagcgttgtttggaacagtgcggggctttcgaTCTTCTGCTCATCAAACACTGataggaagggtgacatttcGCTATAGATTATTGCTGTATTTTAACACAGCAGTCATTTGCATACTCATTGCTTGCATCATACCAGTGTGGTAAAACTGACACACTGAGCCTCTACCACGTGTCTTTCTGCAGCAGCCCCTCTATGTTTAGATGATTAGATCCAGAGCTTCCAAattactcagttccaggagggagatttcagACCAATCCTGGACTTCTGACAGCCCCATCCTGATGTATTATGGGACCgaaagcactgatttcaatgggtacaaTCAGGGcttacaaataccacactgctttagAATGTAGGTTCAAAACTATGACTTGCCAAAACATCTACCTCCTGGCACTGGGTAATTAGGTAGCTCTACAGATCCCATTTGAAAACTGCAGAGCTTCTAAGCAATCCAGTAGGGACTGCTAAATGTcagccctggatttctgacagTCTCATCTGGTGCATTACGGGAGGTGGAGCACTGATTTCAGTAGGTAGAATCGGACTAGAAATGCAACACTGCTTTAGAATTTATATTCAGAATCATGACTGGCCATAAAATCTACCTTCtggaatcaggggcatagccagtccTCCGATTTTGGGAGCACCTGGGGAGGGGATTGGGGGACAAtgcattccctctccccttccccctggcATGTTAAAAATATCTTTACTGGAGAGGATGCTGAGGCtccaccagccaaagatattcgcTGCCAAGCCACTCCTCTCCTCTTCTTGCTGCTGCAGGAAAGAAGAAGTCGGCAGCATGCCTCCAGTCACCAACTCCAGGACTTCTGGAGCactgcatgaactgagcatgtgtgaggaCTCCCCGCATCGCCGGTGGCAGCTGGATGCACACTCTGTCTTCCTGTTTCCTGCAGTAGCAAGAAGAGGAGAGGAGCGGCTTGGCAGCAAATTTCtttggcatccccgccagccattTAACTGATGCTGcaggtttggagggggcctgagcccaaagtggaaggGAGTGGGCCAGGGCCAGGTCCAGGCCCCCAATGTCCCTTGTGGTTATGCTACtgcctggaactaggtaacttggcagctctggaaatgtctgcaaaataataaaaaagacagCGTCAATATtaatttctcctcccttccctgctTACCCTCAGCATCAGCCAAGTTAATCAGCTCTTGCAGCTCTGCCTCAGTGGGGTTCTGGCCCAGTGATCGCATCACAGTCCCCACCTCCTTGATGCTGACAGTGCCATCACCATTCTTATCAAATAGTGAAAATGCTTCTTTAATCTCTGagaaaagatggaaaacaaagaAAGTTCTTTATCCTGAACCAACACAGGGAATACAGGAGGAAATTTTCATATGTTCTGAGTAAAGCAGGAAACAGCGAGAAACTTCCTGACCCTAAATAAAGACAAGAGTCATTTGAGAAAGTTGAATATCCTCAGAACAGCAAGAACATGCATGTTTTTAACTGCAGGGAAGGGACTAAGGTTCTTACAGATGTACTTGTGGCACAGGGAGGTGGCAGAAATGCCAAATCTCATtaattaggagtgtgtcacactcatttgaaggctctctcactcCCACACTCTTTCAGTCCCTTCTCTTACTCATTATGTGTGTGTCACAGTACACTCATTTGAATGCTCTCATTCTATCTGAGCTCCTatcgtagccagacctcaagatgggccagagcccaaggtgagggggcacattttggtcgccgctccccacccactgctgctgctgtacatcttggctggtggggatcctcaaacCCCGCCATCTGAAGCACCACCACCGCAAATACCTTcattggcaggggtccccaaaccctgccagctgaagacttcgtccagcgctggtctccagcactgccgcattg is a window of Microcaecilia unicolor chromosome 11, aMicUni1.1, whole genome shotgun sequence DNA encoding:
- the LOC115481232 gene encoding neo-calmodulin-like gives rise to the protein MDRQHLNQEDQLTKEQILEIKEAFSLFDKNGDGTVSIKEVGTVMRSLGQNPTEAELQELINLADAEGNGTINFPEFLTLMASKMKNTNCEEEIREAFRVFDKDNNGFISAAELRHIMTNLGEKLTEEEVNEMIQEADVDQNGQVNYEEFVQMMTAK